The genomic interval AAAATGTTTCTGAATACATGAAGATTTTACTTCATTAAAATTAAGAGAATGTAAGATAAAATGCGTTTCGAAAAATAGCTAAATTATGGGAATTTTGTGCATAAAGTGCTCGCAATTTTGTTACGTTAAGTAACCATAAAACTCTTTACATGTAAAGCCAAAACCAAGGAAACGCTCTTCAAATGCAAAAATTCAAAAGATTATCCTTCCCCAATGAGGGATTATTGCTTAAATTACTCATTTTTTCGACGATGCTGGTTTTGGCGACCTTGTTGACTTTTAGCCTCTTTTTGGGGCATATTTTAAAAGAGCTTATGGAAGAGCAGATCGGTCAACGCGCCCTTGCTATCTCAAAAACGATCTCGTTGATGCCAGAAGTCATTGAGCTGGTTGAAGCAAAAGACCCAAACGGAGAGTTAGATGCGATGATGACGTTCCTTCAACGCTCCATTGATGCGAGGTTTATCGTCATTGGCGATCAAAATTCCATTCGTCTGACCCACCCAACCAAAGAGCTTATTGGTGATCGGATGATGGGAGAAGACAATGAAAAAGCCCTTATGGATGGACTCTACTACACCTCCAAAGCCACAGGGACACTCGGTCCCTCGATCCGAGGGAAGTCTCCTGTATTTGGGAAAAATGGTGACATTGTAGGCATTGTCTCCGTGGGGTATTTGGAAGAGAACGTGCGCAAGATTATCGCACAGCGTCATCAGCAGTTTCTCATTTACCTGTATGGTGCCATGCTTTTAACCGTTATTATGGCGTTTATCCTCTCACGAAAGATCAAAAATTCTCTTTTAGGCTACGAACCCAAAGAGATCAGCCGTCTCTTTTTAGAAAAGGAGGCGATTTTAAATGCTGTCAAAGAGGCGATCATTGCGACCAATACAGAAGGTGAAATGACGCTGTGCAATGAGGTGGCACAACGCTATTTTCAGTTAAGTGAAACAACGAAACATCCACCTCTTGGATTAGAAAAATATCTCCTTACATGTAAAGAGATGAAAGATGTCAATATTGACATTGATGGGGAGGATTACATCTGCAATCTCGCACCCATTAGCCATGAAGGGAAAACCATCGGTATGGTCTCAAGTTGTCGAAAAAAAGAGGAGATGGATGCGCTGGTGTGGGAACTCACCCGTGTTAAGCAGTATTCGCAGAGGCTGAGAGAGAAAAAGCATGAATTTTCCAACCTTCTGCACCTGATCTCTGGGCATATTCAAATCGGAGAGTACGATAAAGCCATCGCATTGATCAGCGAAAACCATCTGCCCGATGAAAAAATTATCGAGCAGTTTCAAAATGTGATTCATGATCCCCTTGTCGCTTCAATTTTTATCGGGAAATACTACTTTGCCTTTGACAAAGGAGTGAAGATTATTCTCGATGAAAACAGCTTTCTTCAAGAGAGCATTGATCCTTCCATCTCCAAGCATCTTTTAACTATTTTGGGCAATATCATCAACAATGCGATTGATGCAGCTGAACTCTCAGAGAAAAAAGAGGTTACGCTTTTTGTCACAGACATTGGCAACGATCTTATTTTTGAAGTGGAAGACTCAGGACTGGGAATTGATGAAACACTTCATGAAAAGATTTTTGAAAAAGGCTTTACCACCAAAGGCGAACTGCACAGTGGTTATGGTCTCTTTTTTGTGAAAAGTACCCTAGAGTGGCTTGGTGGATTTGTCTCCTTTGGCAAAGGAAATTATGGTACTATTGTGAGCATTCATATTCCAAAAGGGAACCGTAATGATTAAAGTTTTGATTGCTGAGGATGATCCACGCATTGCGCTGTTGCACCAAAATATGGTGGAAAAAATAGCCAATTTTGAAGTGATCGCCATTGCAAATACTATCAGCGAACTCAAAGAGTACATCGAACTCATGCACCCCGATCTGCTTCTTTTGGATGTCTATTTTCCCGATGGCAATGGCATTGATTTTCTAAGCTGGATGCGAAGCAATGCTGTCCACACCGATGTTATCTTAATTACCGCCGCCAAAGAGATGGCTTCACTTGAGAAGTCCTTAAGGTATGGCGTTTTTGACTACCTCATCAAACCTATTATGTTTTACCGCTTCCAATCCTCTTTGCAAAAATTTCACGACTACAAAGAGAAAGTCATCTCTCAAGAAGAGCTCTCTCAAAGCAAAGTCGATGCGTTTTTTAACAAAACCATGCAGACGAACAAACCGTTACATGTAGGATTGCCAAAGGGGGTTGATAGCATTACGTTGGAGAAGATTTTAAGTGCGTTGCACCAAAGTCAAACGTTTTTCTCTGCGAGTGAAATAGCAGAAATATTGGGAATTAACCGTACAACATCACGAAGGTATTTGGAGTATTTGGTAGGAGAGCACAAAGTCGAAGTGGACTCACTGTATGGCTCAGTCGGTCGTCCTGAGCGCAAGTACAAGCTCAAGACAACCGAGTAAAAAGTCTATTTTTTACCTAAAGCGTAACGTTTTGATACCATCTTGGCAATCATAGGAACAAACAGAATAAACAGTGTCAATCCCCAAAGAATGTAGTTAATCGTTCCTTGGAAAAAGATTCCAATCTCACCACCGCTCATTGCAAAAGCGCGTCGTAAGTTGTCTTCCATGATTTTTCCCAAAACAAAGCCTAAAATAACAGGCGCCATTGGGTAGTGAAGTTTACGCAAGAAGTAGCCTAAAACACCCAATATAAGAGAAAGTAGCAGTGCAAAAGTACTCATATTGACCGAGTAAACCCCCACAAACGCTAAAACAATTACAGAAGGTACCAAGAGCCAATAAGGCACTTGTAAAATCTTGGTAAAAATACGTACCATTGGGAAGTTAATGATAAGCAACATTACGTTACCAATGTACATCGAAGCGATCAATCCCCAGACCAATTTAGGCTGTTCAACAAAAAGCATCGGTCCTGGATTAATGTTATAAAGCATCAAAGCGCCCAAAAGCACTGCCGTTGTTCCGCTACCTGGAACGCCAAGGGTAAGCATAGGCACCAAAGCACCGCCCGCACATGCATTGTTTGCAGACTCAGGCGCTGCAAGTCCTCGCATATCGCCTTTGCCAAACGTACCTTCTTTATCGGAGATCTTTTGTGCAATGGTATACGAAACCGCACTGGCTATCGAAGCGCCAGTTCCGGGGAGTGTTCCAACAACAAACCCAATCAACGAAGAGCGAACCATCGTCCATTTACAATAAAGCAGCTCTTTCATCGTGACATAGACACGGGTAATTTTTGGCATCTCAAAATCTTCACTGCTGTGGTGCTCTAACATCAGCATAATCTCACTGACTGCAAAAAAGCCTACGATAACGATTAAGAACTCAAAACCATCGTAAAGCTCAGCTTCCCCAAGCGTAAAGCGAAGTACCCCCGTCGTAGAATCCACACCGACAACCCCAATGATCAAACCAATGGTGACACCAATAAGGCTTTTAACAGGATTTGAACCCATCAAAGCACCGATGGTAGCAAAAGCAAAGACCATTAAAACAAAATATTCTGCAGGACCAAAGTAGATGGCAACACTGGCTAAAAGAGGTGCAAAAAAGGTCAGTCCAACAATCGCAATGGTTCCTCCAATAAAAGAAGCCACACCCGAGAGGGCCAAAGCAGGACCGGCTAAGCCTTTTTGGGCCATTGGATAACCATCCAAGCAGGTAAAGACCGCTCCAGCGTCGCCTGGAACATTGAGCAAGATACTCGAAATCCTCCCGCCAAATTCAGCACCATAATAGATACCCGCAAGCATAATCAAAGAAGACTCAACAGGAAGCCCTAGGGTATAACAGATAGGAAGCAAAATTGCCACTCCATTGATAGGCCCAAGTCCAGGAAGTGCTCCAAAAAGCGTACCCAACAAACATCCAAGGAAAATCAAAAAAAGATGGGTTGGTGTTAAGACAACAGCAAAACCTGCTGCTAAAGACGATAAAACTTCCATCATGACGAGACTCCTAAGAGCTTCGCAAAAAGTGAACCCACAGGAAGTGGCACTTCAAGCAAAAAGCTAAAGATCAGATAAACAACACCGCTCACGCCCACACCTGCACCGAAAGCTTGGGAGGTTGTTCCTTTAAAAATTTTAGCGATACAAAAAACAAGCAGTGCGGTGGAGAGTAAAAAGCCTAAAAAATCAAAACCGAGTTGATAAACAAACAACAACAGAACAATCAAAACCGTTTTTAACTCCGTATTCAGTCCTGGGAATTTAGCATTTTGAGGTTTTGCAATCACAAAAAGTGAAAGAAGGACTAAAACGGCACCTAAAGCAATGGGAAACGCCGTTGGCCCTAGAGGGTCATAGGAAAAAGGGACCTCCAAAGAGAATCCCCCATACAATACATAGAGTCCTAAACATAGGAGAAAGACTCCAAATAGCCTGTCGATCATTTGATAAGTCCTGCCTCTTTCGTAAGTTCTTTAAACTTTTTCTCTTCTTCTTGCATAAAGGTTTGGTACTCTTTGCCTATCTTGGTAAAAGGGTAAAGCCCTCTGAGTTCTCTCTCTTTTGCAAATTCAGGTGTTTTAACCAATGTTTGAATTTTTTCTACCCAGTAGTTGTACTGCTCTTCAGTGACATTTGGTCCAAGGTAAAAGCCTCTCCAAATAGTCCAAACGGCATCATACCCTTGTTCTTTGGCTGTAGGAATGTTTGCCATTTGACCCGGAAGTCTCTCCTCTGAGAGAATCGCAAGCACTTTGTATTTTCCAGAAGAGAGTTGACCTGAGAACTCTGCGATGTCACCTGGGTAAATTTGAATGTGATTGCCAAGCAAGGCTGTCAAAGCTTCGCCACCACCTTCAAAGGCAACGTATTTCATGTCTTTAGGATTGATGCCTGCAAGCTTTGCAATGATGGCGGCTTTAAACCAGTCTTGACTACCGATAGACCCACCAGAACCCAGTGCAAAACCCTTTGGATTTGCTTTAAGATCGGCTACCATCTCTGCCAAAGTATTCCATTTTGCATCCGCTCTAACAATAACAGCGCCATAATCAGCACCCAAAGCCGCAAGCCATTTGACAGAATCAATCGTATACTTGGCGCCAAATTTGCCTTGTGCAATGTTAAGAGCAGATCCCGTACTCGCAGCAACAATCATTTCAGGGTCATTGGAGCGTTGACCGATGACATGGTTATACGCAACCGCACCCACACCACCGGGCATAAAGTTAACGATCATCGGTTTGTCAATGACCTTAGAAGCAGTCATTGAGTTAGAGACAAGTCTACATGTAAGATCAAATCCACCACCTGGTTTTGCGGGGGCGAGACACACGGGTTTGCTCACCTCAAACGCATTTAAAGCACTGCTTAGTGCAACGATGGCTGCCAAATTTGTTACAAATCGTAACGATTTACGCATCATGACTCCTTTTTTAATTAAATTAGAGACATCGTAGCACGTTTTTTGGCTTCTTATCAAGAAAAAAACGATTTGCTGTTTTTTTAGCATTTTGGCTATTGTGTGCACGATACACAATGCTACATTTTGTTACATAAAGGCATTAAAATTGCTTTTTGTGTGTGTTTACATGTAAAGAAAAAGGAAAGATCGCTTACATCGAAAGAGCTTCCTATTCAAAAAGGATTAAAGAAGATAGCGTTATACTAGTTCTAGAATCCCTTTAAGGTTTGACGCATGATAAAAAGATGGGCACTTTTTCTCACACTCTTCTTACTCTTTGTACTACCATCCTTTTTGTATTGTGCTTCTGACAAACAGACACTTCGTTATAGCCAAAGCACATTAGAGCCTTTTATGGTGATTCACAACCAAACACCCAGCGGCTTAGTGGTGGATTATCTGCACCTTTTAGAGACAAAAATCAATGTCAAATTTGACTACCGCTACTATTCTGAACATTGGAGTGTGGTGCTTCAAAAATTTAATGCGGGGGCATTTGATGTGATCCCTGGGTACATCGGAGTGGATGCCCCTTTGCATGAAGTGATGAGCAAACCTCTGTTTCACTTTAACCTCGTTTTAGCTGGGCGCAAATCCGACATCTTAATTTCCGATCTTGAAGAAGTTTCCAAACAAAATCTCTTTCTTGCCGTCGTAGCAGATTCATCGGTGCAAAAGCACCTTGTCCAAAACTACCCTAAGATCAGAACCTATTTGGTGAAAAATATCCAAGAGGGATTAATTGCCGTTGAGCATAAAAAAGTGGATCTGTTCATCGATATGGCACCCACGTTAGGATACGCTCTGCAAAACAGTGGACTCTCCAATCTTAAAATTGTAGGTATTTTAAAAGATCAATTTAAACTCATTTTGGCACTTCATGATGCCTCTTTGCTTCCTTTGATCAATCAAGGCATCGACGCAATCAGTGAAGTGGAAAAAGATGCACTCTATAAAAAATACATCAAAATAGAGATTAAAGAAAAAGTCGATTACGCTTTGATTGTAAAGATTTTGAGCATTGCCTTTTTTGCCTTTATCTGCATTGGGGTGTGGCTAGCAATTCTTAAGCGCGAAATTCATAGGCGCAAACTCGCAGAAGAGAAAGCCACGCTTGCCAACCAACGACTTCAGCGCACCGCAGAAGAGCTTAAAATCGCTATGGCAAAAACTGCCCATGCTCACCAAGCCAAAAGCCAGTTTTTAGCCAATATGAGCCATGAAATACGCACCCCCATGAACACTATCATCGGTATGACTGAGCTTATTTTGCGCAAAGATCTTCCTGAAAAAGAGCGCCACTACCTCACCAAAGTAGCGGAAGCAGGACATCATCTTTTAGATATTATCAATGATATTTTAGATTTTTCAAAAATTGAAGCCGACAAAATTCAACTCGAATCCATCCCTTTTCAACTCGAAGAGCTCATTGTCTCCGTGAGCGATCTTATCAGCATGAAAGCCCAACAAAAGGGACTTGAGTTACTCATAGACATGGGAAATATCACCCCCCATCACTACAAAGGTGACCCACTGCGTCTGAAGCAAATTCTGCTCAACCTGCTGAGCAATGCGGTGAAATTTACCACCCAAGGAGAGGTTATTATACGACTTCGTGCTCGCGCGGAAAAAGATGGCACACATAAAATTCGCTTTGAGATTAAAGACAGTGGCATTGGCATCACACAAGAGCAAGCCGTAGGACTCTTTAGCGCTTTTTCCCAAGCCGATATGTCAACCACGCGCCATTATGGCGGAACGGGACTGGGGCTTAGCATCGCACAAGGACTGGTGGCGATGATGGATGGGGTTATCTATTGTGAGAGTGTTTATGGGATGGGAAGTACGTTTTGGTTTGAAATCCCTTTGCAAGTGGATTCGACCTACACACCGCCATCACAAACCATGATCACCAAAGCGCTTAAAATTTTAGTCGTGGATGACAATGAAACCGCACTGGAAATTTTTGCTGAGATTCTCCACCAATTTGGGGTTGAATGCGTTACATGTAAAAGTGCCAAAGAGGCATTGGTGCTGCTCAATAATGGCTTTAAAGCCGATGTAGCGATTATTGACTGGAAGATGGAAGGGATGGATGGCATCACCCTTTTTCAGCTGATTCAAGAGCAATACGGTGATCAAATTACCTCCATTATGATGGTCACTGCTTACGATAAAGAAGAACTCATCGCCAAACTAGGTGACAATCAACCTTATGCCGTGCTTGTTAAACCCATCACAGGCTCGATGCTTTTTGATGCGCTCACAGACATGTGCGGGCATAAACGACTCATCGAACCACTCTATCATGCCCATGAAAAAGAGCTACGCCAATCCTTCTTAGAGGAGATCACGGTTTTACTCGCAGAAGACAATGAGAGCAACCAACTGGTAGCCTCTGAAATCCTAAGTGAAGTGGGCATTCACGTGCATGTGACGCAAAATGGTCAAGAGGCGTTGGATTGGCTCGCCAAAAATCCTCTGCCAGATCTCATATTAATGGATTGCCAAATGCCTATTTTAGATGGTTTTGAAACCACGCGTCACATTCGAGAAACGCTTGGATTAAGCTTGCCCATTGTTGCGATGACTGCCAATGCGATGAAAGGGGATGAGCAAAAATGCTATGACGCAGGTATGGACGGCTATGTCGCAAAACCCATTGATGCCAAAAAATTGATCCAAGAGATTGCACGTTTTTGCCATAAACAAGCTCCTGAAATAGCACATGAGACCGCTGAGACATTGGCACTTGATGGGATTAACACGCTTCAAGCGATACAGCGTTTGGGTGGCAATGCAACACTTTACTATCAATTTCTAAAGCGCTTTGAAAAAGAGCAGATTCATTTTCTCCAAACCTATCGCACCATGGTTTTAGCCAATGATATTCAAGGTGCAAAACGCGTCTGCCACACACTCAAAGGCATGGCAGGCACACTAGGAATGGACTCTCTCAGTGCTTTAGCCCAACAAGCAGAACTCAGCGCTCACCCTCTTGCACCCAATGATCCTCTTTTACACTCGATCGAGCAAGAGATTCGCGCCTTATGCCAAAAAATTCAACCCCTTGTCCTACACAGCGAGATTCCCAAAATGGCTATTACTCCAGCGTCGCTGACACGCTTGGTGGCAAAGCTTAAATGCGCTGATGCCACAGCCTTGGATGATGCCATGATGTTGATTCAGTCGACCGATGCAACGCTTTTGGAAGCGTTTGAGCAGATTAAAGCCTTTGAATTTGAAAATGCTGTCGAACTGATTGAGTCTATTTTACCTACACCCATCTTTAAAAAGGCAGACTAATCCGCATGGAAACCATCCTTATCGTCGATGACACGCCTGAAAATCTTATGATTTTAAGTGAAATCCTTAAGCCTTTCTACACGGTTAAAGTAGCCAACAATGGCATAAAAGCGCTCAATCTCATTGCAGCAGGCCATATCCCCGATATTATCGTGCTGGATGTTATGATGCCCGAAATCAGTGGCTATGAAGTCTGCAAAAAACTTAAAAATGATCCGCTCACACGTAACATTCCCATCATTTTTGTCACGGCGCTGAGTGAGTGTAAAGATGAAGAAGAGGGGCTGAGTCTTGGCGCAGTGGATTACATAACCAAACCGGTGAACGCGTCCATTGTTTTGGCGCGTATCAAAACGCAAGTGAGCTTGATTCAGTATCAGCGCAATTTAGAGCAAAAACTAGCAGAGCGCACCGAAGAGATCGTGCTTACACGTATGGAGGTCATTCGCCAACTTGGGCGTGCGGCGGAGTACAAAGACAATGAAACGGGCACGCACATTTTGCGTATGAGTGCTTTCACGAAAATTATTGCTCAAAAAATTGGGTTGGATAATGTCAGAGCCGAACTCATCTTTCTCTCCGCACCCATGCACGACATCGGAAAAATAGGTACTCCCGATTACATTTTGCGCAAAGAGGGAGCACTGAGCGCAGAAGAGTGGAAAATCGTGAAAGAGCACCCACTGCAAGGCGCAGAAATCATCGGAAATCACCAATCCGCCCTGCTTCAAACCGCGCGTGTCGTTGCGCTCACCCACCATGAGAAGTTTGATGGCACGGGCTATCCGTATGGCATTAAAGGATTTAACATCCCTTTAGCAGGTCGAATTGTCGCCATTGCCGATGTTTTTGATGCCCTCACCTCCAAAAGACCTTACAAAGAGCCTTGGAGCGTGGAGCGCGCCGTTGCGTATCTGAATTCAGAAAAAGGAAAGCATTTTGACCCCGAACTGGTCGATGCCTTTTTAGAGTGCATGGAGGAGATCACAACGATTATGGCGCAATTTAAAGATGCTCCTCAAAAAGCTTTTGACGCTTTACATGTAAAGCGTTAAGAGCGCAGTGTACGTTGCAGTCTAAACGCAAAAAAAAGCGTTGCAAAGGCGATCAACGCCAAAAGTACGAGGAAGATATGCCACCCCAAATAGTGATAAAAAACACCGGGTGCAAACGTACCAATGGTTCCTCCTGCGTAATAAAACGACAGATACAACCCATTGGAAATAGCGCGTTTTTCGTGCGCCAGTTTGCTAATCAGCCCCGAAGCAACGGAGTGAATAATAAAAAAGCCTGCACAAAAGACAAACATACCCCCAAACATCACCAGATAGTCGTTAATGTGAAAAATCTGCAACCCCACAACATAAGTTAAAATTCCAAAAATAATCGTCTTCGTTTCATTGCCAAAAAAGCGGATCATCCACAAAATACGAATGGAGATAATAAACCCGATGATGTAGCCTGCATACATCATGCCCACTTTGCCATACCCCATCGTCGAGCTTAAATTTTTAAGTTGAAAAGGGAGAAAATTGAGCAGGGCTTGAAACACAAAGAAGATAAAAAACATCATCAGGTAGATGTTAAAAAAAGTTTTGTTTTTAAGAACACCCATCACTTGGGAAAGTTTGGGTTTGACAAAATCGACCTTCACCTCTTCGCTTAAAAAACTGAGTGCGCCAAACATCAGCACTAAAGCGACGCCCAAAAGCACAAAAAAGAGTCTCCAGCCAAACAGATCACTGAGGATGCCTGAGAGCAAACGCCCAATAAATCCACCCAAAATGGTCGCCCCAATGTAATAACCAATGGCTTGTTGCACTTTATCTTTGGGCGTAATAAAACTGATATAGCTCATCAAAGAGGTCAGCACTGCAGGAATCAAAAGCCCTTGCAATGCCCTGATAGTTAAAAGGATAGAGTAACTACTACTCCACGCGAAGCAGAGCTCTAAAATGCCCAAAATTAAAACCGCATTTCTCAAAAAGAGTTTGGACGAAAAGGTCTCTAAGATATAACCGTAAAAGATCGGTGCAAAACTCAGCGGTAACATAATCACCGTGGTAAAAATGACCGCCTCAAAACGACTGAGGTCAAACTCTTTTTCAAAAAGGGGTTGGATGGGCTGAACCGCGTAAAGGGTGCAGAGGGTTAGAATCGTACAGGTATAGATGATGAGAAGTTGATGGTGAATCAAAAAGTGAGCAAGGGAGTTTGCACTCCCGTGTCTATTTGATGTTGTCAATTTGAAAATCCCAGAAAAACTCGATCCACTCAGTGGCTTCACGCGCAGCAAAATCGGGACGAAGCAGTGCTTTTTCTTTGTAAAAAACTGCCGCGATTTTAAAATCCACGTCAGGATACTTCGCACCAAGCACACGCTCGATCTCGATCATCGTCTCGCCGCTGTCGATGATGTCATCGACAATCACCACACGTTTGGCTTTACTCAAATCTGGGATATTAAAAATTTTGATGGTATCGAGCTTCCTCGTCTCTTCATAATGCACCGAATTGATGGCGTAAAGATTGCGCATCTCCAACGCTTCTGCTAAAAAATGACCTAGGGTCATACCACCACGTGCCACCGCTAAAATAACATCAGGGTTATAAGGCTTGATCTCTTTTGCAAGGGTGTTTACATCTTCTTTAAACTCTTCATAACTGTAATAACGCAAATAATTTCCTTTTAGTTTTATTGGACAATAAATACGATTAAACTGACAAATGTTAAGAATACAATACCAAAATTAATATCTTGGTACTCTTTTTTAATTAACTTTACGATCAAATACGAAATCAACCCGA from Sulfurospirillum multivorans DSM 12446 carries:
- a CDS encoding MFS transporter, with protein sequence MTTSNRHGSANSLAHFLIHHQLLIIYTCTILTLCTLYAVQPIQPLFEKEFDLSRFEAVIFTTVIMLPLSFAPIFYGYILETFSSKLFLRNAVLILGILELCFAWSSSYSILLTIRALQGLLIPAVLTSLMSYISFITPKDKVQQAIGYYIGATILGGFIGRLLSGILSDLFGWRLFFVLLGVALVLMFGALSFLSEEVKVDFVKPKLSQVMGVLKNKTFFNIYLMMFFIFFVFQALLNFLPFQLKNLSSTMGYGKVGMMYAGYIIGFIISIRILWMIRFFGNETKTIIFGILTYVVGLQIFHINDYLVMFGGMFVFCAGFFIIHSVASGLISKLAHEKRAISNGLYLSFYYAGGTIGTFAPGVFYHYLGWHIFLVLLALIAFATLFFAFRLQRTLRS
- a CDS encoding HD domain-containing phosphohydrolase, giving the protein METILIVDDTPENLMILSEILKPFYTVKVANNGIKALNLIAAGHIPDIIVLDVMMPEISGYEVCKKLKNDPLTRNIPIIFVTALSECKDEEEGLSLGAVDYITKPVNASIVLARIKTQVSLIQYQRNLEQKLAERTEEIVLTRMEVIRQLGRAAEYKDNETGTHILRMSAFTKIIAQKIGLDNVRAELIFLSAPMHDIGKIGTPDYILRKEGALSAEEWKIVKEHPLQGAEIIGNHQSALLQTARVVALTHHEKFDGTGYPYGIKGFNIPLAGRIVAIADVFDALTSKRPYKEPWSVERAVAYLNSEKGKHFDPELVDAFLECMEEITTIMAQFKDAPQKAFDALHVKR
- a CDS encoding Bug family tripartite tricarboxylate transporter substrate binding protein; amino-acid sequence: MRKSLRFVTNLAAIVALSSALNAFEVSKPVCLAPAKPGGGFDLTCRLVSNSMTASKVIDKPMIVNFMPGGVGAVAYNHVIGQRSNDPEMIVAASTGSALNIAQGKFGAKYTIDSVKWLAALGADYGAVIVRADAKWNTLAEMVADLKANPKGFALGSGGSIGSQDWFKAAIIAKLAGINPKDMKYVAFEGGGEALTALLGNHIQIYPGDIAEFSGQLSSGKYKVLAILSEERLPGQMANIPTAKEQGYDAVWTIWRGFYLGPNVTEEQYNYWVEKIQTLVKTPEFAKERELRGLYPFTKIGKEYQTFMQEEEKKFKELTKEAGLIK
- a CDS encoding tripartite tricarboxylate transporter permease, giving the protein MEVLSSLAAGFAVVLTPTHLFLIFLGCLLGTLFGALPGLGPINGVAILLPICYTLGLPVESSLIMLAGIYYGAEFGGRISSILLNVPGDAGAVFTCLDGYPMAQKGLAGPALALSGVASFIGGTIAIVGLTFFAPLLASVAIYFGPAEYFVLMVFAFATIGALMGSNPVKSLIGVTIGLIIGVVGVDSTTGVLRFTLGEAELYDGFEFLIVIVGFFAVSEIMLMLEHHSSEDFEMPKITRVYVTMKELLYCKWTMVRSSLIGFVVGTLPGTGASIASAVSYTIAQKISDKEGTFGKGDMRGLAAPESANNACAGGALVPMLTLGVPGSGTTAVLLGALMLYNINPGPMLFVEQPKLVWGLIASMYIGNVMLLIINFPMVRIFTKILQVPYWLLVPSVIVLAFVGVYSVNMSTFALLLSLILGVLGYFLRKLHYPMAPVILGFVLGKIMEDNLRRAFAMSGGEIGIFFQGTINYILWGLTLFILFVPMIAKMVSKRYALGKK
- a CDS encoding ATP-binding protein — protein: MQKFKRLSFPNEGLLLKLLIFSTMLVLATLLTFSLFLGHILKELMEEQIGQRALAISKTISLMPEVIELVEAKDPNGELDAMMTFLQRSIDARFIVIGDQNSIRLTHPTKELIGDRMMGEDNEKALMDGLYYTSKATGTLGPSIRGKSPVFGKNGDIVGIVSVGYLEENVRKIIAQRHQQFLIYLYGAMLLTVIMAFILSRKIKNSLLGYEPKEISRLFLEKEAILNAVKEAIIATNTEGEMTLCNEVAQRYFQLSETTKHPPLGLEKYLLTCKEMKDVNIDIDGEDYICNLAPISHEGKTIGMVSSCRKKEEMDALVWELTRVKQYSQRLREKKHEFSNLLHLISGHIQIGEYDKAIALISENHLPDEKIIEQFQNVIHDPLVASIFIGKYYFAFDKGVKIILDENSFLQESIDPSISKHLLTILGNIINNAIDAAELSEKKEVTLFVTDIGNDLIFEVEDSGLGIDETLHEKIFEKGFTTKGELHSGYGLFFVKSTLEWLGGFVSFGKGNYGTIVSIHIPKGNRND
- a CDS encoding tripartite tricarboxylate transporter TctB family protein codes for the protein MEVPFSYDPLGPTAFPIALGAVLVLLSLFVIAKPQNAKFPGLNTELKTVLIVLLLFVYQLGFDFLGFLLSTALLVFCIAKIFKGTTSQAFGAGVGVSGVVYLIFSFLLEVPLPVGSLFAKLLGVSS
- a CDS encoding response regulator, with the protein product MIKRWALFLTLFLLFVLPSFLYCASDKQTLRYSQSTLEPFMVIHNQTPSGLVVDYLHLLETKINVKFDYRYYSEHWSVVLQKFNAGAFDVIPGYIGVDAPLHEVMSKPLFHFNLVLAGRKSDILISDLEEVSKQNLFLAVVADSSVQKHLVQNYPKIRTYLVKNIQEGLIAVEHKKVDLFIDMAPTLGYALQNSGLSNLKIVGILKDQFKLILALHDASLLPLINQGIDAISEVEKDALYKKYIKIEIKEKVDYALIVKILSIAFFAFICIGVWLAILKREIHRRKLAEEKATLANQRLQRTAEELKIAMAKTAHAHQAKSQFLANMSHEIRTPMNTIIGMTELILRKDLPEKERHYLTKVAEAGHHLLDIINDILDFSKIEADKIQLESIPFQLEELIVSVSDLISMKAQQKGLELLIDMGNITPHHYKGDPLRLKQILLNLLSNAVKFTTQGEVIIRLRARAEKDGTHKIRFEIKDSGIGITQEQAVGLFSAFSQADMSTTRHYGGTGLGLSIAQGLVAMMDGVIYCESVYGMGSTFWFEIPLQVDSTYTPPSQTMITKALKILVVDDNETALEIFAEILHQFGVECVTCKSAKEALVLLNNGFKADVAIIDWKMEGMDGITLFQLIQEQYGDQITSIMMVTAYDKEELIAKLGDNQPYAVLVKPITGSMLFDALTDMCGHKRLIEPLYHAHEKELRQSFLEEITVLLAEDNESNQLVASEILSEVGIHVHVTQNGQEALDWLAKNPLPDLILMDCQMPILDGFETTRHIRETLGLSLPIVAMTANAMKGDEQKCYDAGMDGYVAKPIDAKKLIQEIARFCHKQAPEIAHETAETLALDGINTLQAIQRLGGNATLYYQFLKRFEKEQIHFLQTYRTMVLANDIQGAKRVCHTLKGMAGTLGMDSLSALAQQAELSAHPLAPNDPLLHSIEQEIRALCQKIQPLVLHSEIPKMAITPASLTRLVAKLKCADATALDDAMMLIQSTDATLLEAFEQIKAFEFENAVELIESILPTPIFKKAD
- a CDS encoding response regulator, encoding MIKVLIAEDDPRIALLHQNMVEKIANFEVIAIANTISELKEYIELMHPDLLLLDVYFPDGNGIDFLSWMRSNAVHTDVILITAAKEMASLEKSLRYGVFDYLIKPIMFYRFQSSLQKFHDYKEKVISQEELSQSKVDAFFNKTMQTNKPLHVGLPKGVDSITLEKILSALHQSQTFFSASEIAEILGINRTTSRRYLEYLVGEHKVEVDSLYGSVGRPERKYKLKTTE
- a CDS encoding phosphoribosyltransferase; this translates as MRYYSYEEFKEDVNTLAKEIKPYNPDVILAVARGGMTLGHFLAEALEMRNLYAINSVHYEETRKLDTIKIFNIPDLSKAKRVVIVDDIIDSGETMIEIERVLGAKYPDVDFKIAAVFYKEKALLRPDFAAREATEWIEFFWDFQIDNIK